In Torulaspora globosa chromosome 1, complete sequence, a genomic segment contains:
- the MUB1 gene encoding MYND-type zinc finger protein MUB1 (ancestral locus Anc_2.454), producing MRDLNQKCIQANRPVVTITSTVYDRRALDINSDIPLINSLNHLTYLTSNSGKVRETLANDGALERLVAILQGCYIPLFELLGLDLKHVSKHKRAQSIWRQKKLAMCAWKWTLAFQCLVLTGTRGTEQIRKKVVLSGVVPVLATVVDNYLIYHKKYDHLKGGPIDINLSSLESEKTYRLLRKDENESYAQYMEYITGRDPLRLSNDDNFAGEDLMGPSMTLPSDFIEIWLNCRTSTDVDGIDGKRREKDSPSESTESETSDKFNAGDGSFVGDDDQSLCISVPRDFLLGRVIPKQDDVIWSLQLLAFISKYTYMKQQLQNVELVESLSFRSVVERVRKRLAQKERPDGEGSASGDIVMQDAPPNHMAATDDPFLIELQEVARSCKQSEKETIKENEPFFQKRYRHFISSISTEHNQPRRVQERRLIDDFKRKWDYNTLSTELDDETWSYINSKESLNLFPLVERCTVNHENPHDMVYWSSVIMRNSCRKNEVTGVRQCANFACGKWEDFPRQFAKCRRCKRTKYCSRDCQLTAWTYHRYWCHEVGTSVSTTASTTGANTPNAAHSSNSLSQNPPDDGTTINFTINNNATEDAANGGGIAVGGGIEGAEAVPAGFNVRAADSPTTLSMNDNGRPNVDNVVRHIIGDITEEEDEMVLTDQNSGSNIA from the coding sequence ATGAGGGATTTGAATCAGAAATGTATCCAGGCGAATAGGCCGGTGGTGACAATCACTTCCACCGTGTACGATCGTAGAGCCCTGGATATAAACTCTGATATACCGTTGATCAACTCTTTGAATCATCTAACTTATCTAACGTCTAATTCGGGAAAGGTACGAGAGACTTTAGCGAATGATGGAGCCTTGGAGAGACTCGTTGCGATACTCCAGGGATGTTACATCCCTCTTTTCGAGCTTTTAGGGCTGGATTTGAAACATGTCAGCAAACATAAACGTGCTCAATCGATATGgagacagaagaagctggcaaTGTGTGCCTGGAAATGGACTCTAGCGTTCCAGTGTCTCGTCCTTACAGGTACCAGAGGTACAGAACAGATACGAAAGAAAGTGGTGCTGTCTGGGGTTGTGCCGGTTTTGGCCACGGTGGTTGACAACTACTTGATATATCACAAGAAATATGATCATCTGAAAGGGGGCCCCATTGACATAAATTTGAGCTCTCTGGAGAGCGAGAAAACTTACAGGCTGCTGCGAAAGGATGAAAACGAGTCTTACGCGCAGTACATGGAGTATATCACCGGGAGAGATCCTTTAAGGCTTTCAAATGATGACAACTTCGCTGGCGAGGATCTTATGGGGCCTTCCATGACACTGCCGTCAGATTTTATCGAAATATGGTTGAACTGCAGGACGTCGACCGACGTGGACGGGATCGACGGtaaaagaagagaaaaggACAGCCCGAGCGAATCAACGGAAAGTGAAACATCTGATAAGTTTAACGCCGGTGACGGAAGCTTTGTTGGCGATGAtgatcaatctctttgTATATCTGTTCCTCGAGATTTCTTGCTGGGTAGAGTGATCCCGAAGCAGGACGATGTCATATGGTCCTTGCAACTGTTGGCTTTCATCTCGAAATACACGTATATGaagcagcaattgcagaatgTCGAATTGGTAGAGTCCTTATCTTTCAGATCCGTCGTGGAACGGGTCAGGAAACGACTAGCGCAGAAAGAGCGACCCGATGGGGAAGGTTCAGCATCAGGGGATATAGTGATGCAAGATGCACCGCCAAATCATATGGCTGCAACCGATGATCCATTCCTAATCGAGCTGCAGGAAGTTGCGCGAAGCTGTAAGCAGTCCGAAAAGGAGACAATCAAGGAAAACGAacctttctttcaaaagcgTTATAGACATTTTATTTCTAGCATATCAACAGAGCATAATCAACCAAGGAGGGTCCAAGAGAGAAGATTAATCGATGATTTCAAGAGGAAGTGGGATTATAACACTCTATCTACCGAATTAGATGATGAAACGTGGTCATATATCAATTCAAAGGAGAGTCTGAATCTATTTCCTCTGGTTGAACGGTGCACGGTAAATCATGAAAATCCGCATGACATGGTTTATTGGAGTTCCGTAATAATGAGAAACTCTTGTAGGAAGAATGAGGTCACTGGAGTGCGCCAATGTGCCAACTTTGCTTGTGGTAAATGGGAAGATTTTCCCAGACAATTTGCCAAATGCCGTCGCTGCAAGCGCACAAAGTACTGTTCTCGTGATTGTCAATTAACAGCCTGGACTTACCATAGATACTGGTGCCATGAGGTCGGCACGAGCGTCAGCACGACTGCTTCAACCACAGGTGCTAATACACCTAATGCTGCTCATTCATCTAACAGCCTAAGCCAGAACCCGCCAGACGATGGAACTACAATAAACTTCACTATAAACAATAATGCCACGGAGGATGCTGCTAACGGTGGGGGAATAGCAGTAGGTGGTGGCATCGAAGGTGCAGAAGCGGTGCCTGCTGGCTTTAATGTTAGGGCAGCTGATTCACCGACAACTCTAAGCATGAATGATAACGGAAGGCCGAATGTGGACAACGTTGTCAGACATATAATAGGCGACATaactgaggaagaagatgaaatggTTTTAACAGATCAAAACAGTGGCAGTAATATAGCATAG
- the SBA1 gene encoding Hsp90 cochaperone SBA1 (ancestral locus Anc_2.455), protein MSVKTLNPEVLWAQRSSETEPEENYLLVTISIPDCENPTVKLEPTFFEFQAKSKGHVGDETSHQYHLHIDFFKEIVPDKTVHKIANGQHYFLKIYKKDLGIEFWPRLTKEKVKYPYIKTDFNKWVDEDEQHNAPPPAGFDMNDMLMNGNPDMEALKAQLAQGAGGLDMGAGDLPEELDDEEDDEEVEEIEAGK, encoded by the coding sequence ATGTCAGTAAAGACTCTAAACCCTGAAGTGCTTTGGGCTCAAAGATCCAGCGAAACGGAACCCGAGGAAAACTATCTGCTTGTTACAATCTCTATCCCAGACTGTGAGAACCCAACAGTGAAATTAGAGCCAactttctttgagtttcAAGCGAAATCTAAGGGCCATGTCGGCGATGAGACTTCTCACCAGTACCATCTACacatcgatttcttcaaggagattGTTCCCGATAAGACCGTCCACAAGATAGCCAATGGCCAACATTATTTCTTAAAAATTTACAAGAAGGACCTTGGTATCGAGTTCTGGCCTCGTTTGACCAAGGAGAAGGTGAAATACCCTTATATCAAGACCGATTTCAACAAATGGgtcgacgaagacgagcAACATAATGCGCCTCCTCCAGCGGGATTCGACATGAACGATATGCTGATGAATGGCAACCCTGATATGGAGGCGTTGAAAGCACAATTGGCACAGGGAGCCGGCGGTCTGGATATGGGCGCCGGGGACTTGCCAGAAGAACtggatgatgaggaagacgatgaggaagtagaggaaattgaagctggcaaatAG
- a CDS encoding glucose-6-phosphate 1-epimerase (ancestral locus Anc_2.456), with protein MSVTTDGDRVVLTHPEDKTSTVTILNYGATVISWKLKGKEQLWVSEAAKLDGSKPVRGGIPLVFPVFGKSKTDDALSKLPQHGLARNSAWEFLGQTKSNPPTVQFALSPEIANPELTKVWPFDFSLILTVELGIDFLKTDIEVTNPSKSQELKFNWLFHTYLKTEDIEDTFVSNLVGMELYDQLLQETYVDKHPVVTIHEEKDVIYRNIDDDRLIQVVRKGEPIHTLKRHNLPDAVVWNPWIAKSKSMADFEPKTGYQTMICVEPGHVHDLITLAPGETWNAYQLLYRDTLKYQAI; from the coding sequence ATGTCTGTCACTACTGATGGCGATAGGGTTGTTCTAACCCACCCTGAGGATAAAACCAGCACTGTGACTATTTTAAACTACGGTGCCACTGTAATCAGTTGGAAGCTAAAGGGCAAGGAACAACTTTGGGTATCAGAAGCTGCTAAACTTGATGGTTCCAAACCAGTTAGAGGCGGTATTCCACTAGTCTTCCCTGTGTTTGGCAAGAGCAAGACGGATGATGCTTTGAGCAAGTTACCTCAACATGGCCTAGCTCGGAACTCCGCCTGGGAGTTCCTGGGTCAGACCAAGAGCAATCCACCAACTGTTCAATTTGCCTTGAGCCCTGAAATAGCGAATCCCGAGCTGACGAAAGTGTGGCCCTTCGACTTCTCACTGATCTTGACTGTTGAGCTAGGTATTGACTTCTTAAAGACTGACATTGAAGTGACCAATCCCTCCAAGAGCCAAGAATTGAAGTTCAACTGGCTATTCCACACTTACCTCAAGACcgaagatattgaagataCGTTTGTCTCGAACCTTGTTGGAATGGAATTGTACGACCAACTGTTGCAAGAGACCTATGTCGACAAACATCCGGTTGTTACCATTCATGAGGAAAAGGACGTTATCTACAGAAACATCGATGACGATCGTTTGATTCAGGTTGTTCGCAAAGGTGAGCCTATTCATACTCTGAAGAGGCACAATTTGCCAGATGCCGTCGTGTGGAATCCGTGGATCGCCAAGTCCAAGTCTATGGCAGACTTTGAGCCAAAGACGGGGTATCAGACTATGATTTGCGTGGAGCCAGGTCACGTCCACGACCTGATCACGCTAGCACCGGGCGAGACCTGGAACGCGTACCAGCTGTTGTACAGGGACACATTGAAATATCAAGCCATCTAA
- the PRR1 gene encoding serine/threonine protein kinase PRR1 (ancestral locus Anc_2.457), with protein sequence MPEEDPQAPKVPQKGIFDSENEPLRSENASQNGQVTPLSLMIPTFESVQTLPTPMTYTPPAHSAKSPRQALVISKRRGDAVQPAKENAGAQHRVVSELFPLPEAAQQRVSSLPTVSESSSTTDFSLSARSDPIEVDTVDDQEILIGYMLDRLDVPMRWKKVRQIGSGNFSNVFLYESIDQTTDPRLRLVSVKRIKYPEELVNRQALNPQLAKDLLSRLESSLSRELAILKSLDYPSIVKLYGVNNPVFITSKKPLRDLMLREDRLPHCDMIMSYCSGGDLLVAATSCNGKLEVSVVQRLFSELVMAVKYLHDNNVIHRDLKLENVLLKFPLDAIIDMKDSPVYLKHHLIELADFGLCKKIEPGELCTARCGSEDYVSPEILMGIPYDGRLSDTWALGVILFGLLEDRLPFDPPPNASVRQRNRATSHRIARYEWKWLRLLNEDLDAKQIVQHTLTRKSERWRIDQIRESSFVKSTADALPF encoded by the coding sequence ATGCCTGAGGAAGATCCGCAGGCGCCAAAGGTCCCACAAAAAGGCATCTTCGATTCGGAGAATGAGCCTCTACGATCTGAAAATGCAAGCCAGAATGGGCAGGTAACACCACTATCACTGATGATTCCGACCTTTGAATCTGTGCAGACTTTACCAACTCCGATGACGTACACTCCTCCAGCGCATTCAGCAAAATCACCACGACAAGCTCTCGTTATTTCAAAGAGACGAGGAGATGCGGTGCAGCCCGCCAAAGAAAATGCAGGCGCCCAGCATCGCGTTGTGTCGGAGCTTTTCCCTCTGCCGGAGGCTGCGCAACAGAGAGTCAGTTCTTTGCCGACAGTTAGTGAGAGTTCATCGACGACCGACTTTTCATTATCGGCCAGAAGCGACCCAATAGAAGTAGATACCGTGGATGATCAGGAAATACTGATAGGATATATGTTGGATCGCTTGGATGtgccgatgagatggaaGAAAGTGAGACAGATTGGATCGGGCAACTTCAGTAATGTGTTCCTGTATGAATCGATAGATCAAACTACAGATCCTAGATTGAGGCTGGTTTCAGTAAAGAGAATCAAATACCCGGAAGAGTTGGTGAATAGGCAGGCGTTAAACCCACAGTTGGCCAAGGATTTGCTTTCACGTCTGGAAAGCTCGCTGAGCAGAGAGCTTGCCATACTTAAAAGCCTGGATTACCCATCTATCGTGAAACTATACGGGGTCAACAACCCTGTCTTCATAACGAGCAAAAAGCCCTTGAGAGATTTAATGCTACGTGAGGATAGACTGCCGCATTGTGACATGATCATGTCCTACTGCTCTGGAGGGGACCTGCTGGTGGCAGCAACTAGCTGTAACGGGAAGCTCGAAGTGTCGGTGGTACAGAGGCTTTTCTCGGAGCTGGTTATGGCGGTCAAATACTTGCATGACAACAACGTAATTCATAGGGACTTAAAACTAGAGAATGTGCTTCTCAAATTCCCATTGGATGCTATTATCGATATGAAAGACTCGCCAGTGTATCTGAAACACCACTTGATAGAATTGGCCGATTTTGGACTTTGTAAGAAGATTGAGCCAGGTGAACTTTGTACAGCCCGTTGCGGCTCGGAAGATTATGTTTCCCCAGAAATCTTGATGGGAATACCATACGATGGCCGTCTGAGTGATACCTGGGCATTAGGGGTGATCTTGTTCGGTTTACTGGAGGATAGACTACCATTCGATCCTCCTCCCAATGCGTCAGTGAGACAACGCAATAGAGCCACATCCCACAGGATTGCCCGCTACGAATGGAAGTGGCTCCGACTGTTGAATGAAGACCTTGACGCTAAGCAGATCGTTCAGCATACTCTGACCAGGAAAAGCGAAAGATGGAGGATCGATCAGATAAGAGAGTCAAGTTTTGTCAAATCGACCGCAGACGCTCTACCGTTCTGA
- the APN1 gene encoding DNA-(apurinic or apyrimidinic site) lyase APN1 (ancestral locus Anc_2.458) has protein sequence MSQFVRSTTSKYRFGGHVSTAGGISNSVTNAFNIGCNSFAMFLKSPRKWVSPQYTEDEIQKFKDNCKQYGYNPLTDVLPHGQYFINLANPDLEKAEKAYDSLIDDLRRCEQLGVGLYNLHPGSSLKADHQVQLKQLAKYLNKALKETQFVKIVLENMAGTGDLVGSNLEDLRAVIEMIDDKDRIGVCIDTCHAFAAGYDIRTEECFDKFWKLFDETVGLQYLKAIHLNDSKVPLGANRDLHELLGQGFLGLEVFRLIAHSEHLVNIPIILETPQPEPEGYGREIKVLEWLEGKEKDDKEVISKNEALQKQGSKSRQEHEQKFATKQKKSAAKKRKTVVESEDELDKVRKPKRSRKKD, from the coding sequence ATGTCTCAGTTCGTGAGATCCACCACGTCAAAGTACCGTTTCGGTGGTCATGTATCGACGGCCGGTGGCATCTCCAACAGTGTTACCAATGCGTTCAATATAGGTTGCAACTCATTCGCAATGTTTCTGAAGTCGCCAAGAAAGTGGGTTTCACCGCAATATACTGAGGACGAGATCCAAAAGTTCAAAGACAATTGCAAGCAGTACGGGTACAACCCGCTCACAGACGTGCTGCCTCATGGACAGTACTTCATTAACCTCGCCAATCCGGATCTCGAAAAGGCTGAGAAGGCTTACGATTCTCTGATTGACGACTTACGAAGATGTGAGCAGCTGGGAGTTGGGTTGTATAACCTACACCCGGGATCCAGCCTGAAGGCTGACCATCAGGTTCAGCTCAAGCAGCTGGCAAAATACCTGAACAAGGCGCTGAAAGAAACGCAGTTCGTCAAGATTGTACTCGAGAATATGGCAGGTACCGGCGATCTTGTCGGAAGCAACCTGGAGGATTTGCGAGCAGTGATAGAGATGATCGATGACAAGGACAGAATCGGTGTGTGTATAGATACATGCCATGCATTTGCCGCGGGCTACGATATCCGCACAGAAGAATGCTTCGACAAGTTTTGGAAGCTATTTGACGAGACAGTCGGATTGCAGTATTTAAAGGCCATTCATCTGAATGACTCGAAGGTTCCTCTAGGTGCCAACAGAGATCTACATGAGCTTCTTGGGCAAGGATTCCTGGGTCTGGAGGTGTTCAGACTCATAGCACATTCAGAGCACCTTGTTAACATACCAATAATTCTCGAGACACCGCAACCTGAGCCGGAGGGTTATGGACGAGAGATCAAAGTTCTCGAGTGGCTCGAAGGCAAGGAAAAGGATGATAAAGAGGTGATTTCAAAAAATGAAGCGCTGCAAAAGCAAGGTTCAAAATCAAGGCAGGAGCACGAGCAAAAGTTTGCCAccaagcagaagaaatctgCTGCTAAGAAAAGGAAGACCGTAGTGGAATCCGAAGACGAGTTGGATAAAGTGAGAAAACCGAAGCggtcaagaaagaaagacTGA
- the RAD27 gene encoding multifunctional nuclease RAD27 (ancestral locus Anc_2.459): MGIKGLNAIISEHVPSAVRKSDIKSFFGRKVAIDASMSLYQFLIAVRQQDGAQLSTESGETTSHLMGIFYRTLRMIDNGIKPCYVFDGKPPVLKAHELGKRLSRREETEKKLAEAIEQVEKMKQERRLVKVSPEHNAEAKQLLELMGIPYITAPAEAEAQCAELAKKGKVYAAASEDMDTLCYRTPYLLRHLTFSEAKKEPIHEIDTETVLKGLDLTIEQFIDLGIMLGCDYCESIRGIGPVTALKLIKEHGSLEKIVEYIESGEANNKWKVPEDWPYREARQLFLSPDVIDGNEINLKWAPPKEDELIEFLCHQKKFSEERVRSGIARLRKGLKAGVQVRLDGFFQVVPRTKEQLAAAAAKAKQAKATGKGKAKGKVAKRR, encoded by the coding sequence ATGGGTATCAAGGGACTGAACGCCATTATATCGGAACATGTGCCGAGTGCGGTTCGCAAGAGCGACATCAAGAGTTTCTTTGGTCGGAAGGTTGCTATCGATGCATCGATGTCGCTTTATCAGTTTCTGATTGCCGTGAGGCAGCAGGACGGAGCTCAGTTGTCGACAGAGAGCGGTGAGACGACGTCTCACCTGATGGGCATCTTTTACAGGACGCTGCGGATGATCGACAATGGGATCAAGCCGTGCTATGTGTTTGACGGGAAACCGCCTGTGCTGAAGGCGCACGAGCTGGGGAAGAGGCTCTCTAGGAGGGAGGAAAcggagaagaagctggcgGAGGCGATCGAGCAGGtggagaagatgaagcaggAGCGGAGGCTGGTGAAGGTGTCGCCGGAGCATAATGCTGAGGCGAAGCAGCTGTTGGAGCTTATGGGGATCCCGTATATCACGGCGCCCGCGGAGGCCGAGGCGCAGTGTGCGGAGCTGGCGAAGAAGGGCAAGGTGTACGCGGCGGCTAGCGAGGACATGGACACGCTGTGCTACAGGACGCCGTATCTGCTGAGACATTTGACGTTTTCCGAGGCGAAGAAGGAGCCCATCCACGAGATAGACACCGAGACGGTGCTCAAGGGTCTGGATTTGACCATCGAGCAGTTCATCGACCTGGGTATCATGCTGGGATGCGATTACTGTGAGAGCATCCGCGGCATAGGCCCCGTCACAGCGCTGAAGCTGATCAAGGAACACGGGTcgctggagaagatcgtCGAATACATCGAGTCCGGAGAGGCCAATAACAAGTGGAAAGTGCCGGAGGACTGGCCATACAGGGAGGCCAGGCAGCTGTTTTTGAGCCCGGACGTGATTGACGGGAACGAGATCAACTTGAAATGGGCTCCGCCAAAGGAGGACGAGTTGATCGAGTTTCTGTGCCACCAGAAGAAGTTCAGCGAGGAAAGGGTAAGATCGGGAATCGCAAGGTTGCGCAAGGGATTGAAAGCCGGCGTTCAGGTAAGGCTCGACGGCTTTTTCCAAGTGGTTCCGAGGACCAAGGAACAATTAGCTGCCGCTGCCGCTAAAGCCAAGCAAGCCAAAGCTACTGGTAAGGGCAAGGCTAAGGGCAAGGTTGCTAAACGAAGGTGA
- the ABF1 gene encoding DNA-binding protein ABF1 (ancestral locus Anc_2.460), translated as MTSLYEYKHPIINKQLASGSDDHSGRKFPTLNAWYSVVNDYEFQARCPIILKNSHRNKHFTFACHLKDCPFKVLLSYCGNQRGLENEQQTEHQHQHHELNHSLVSLERKPKLEEQEGVKDGGQQGAAEGDARKYTEADAEDDDVSAAIAAAVAAVQDVRQKDGGFGEEYGNGGRASEGAVRGPFVVTKIEPYHNHPLESNLTLSKFVLTKVPRILQHDLNFDQILESLCNEDDNTVSKFRVSQYVEESGLLDILKERYGLTDAEIDKKLLSHISRRVTTYKARFVLKKKKNGEYGNAGAARGQNGAGAHGYPRHARAAAMEHLGHPGGGVADHGDSGRVNGRHLQSLHDGNLNPELNDAEVQAAQAAAQAAIGEAVALKRSVQQMVGDDDVDDDASRKRHMMKLSTSMGGSLVNDDGSLVALDDTQDDKLPRDVAEQLRLLSSHFKEVEAHNLNNSGCEPDEETKLVVKDDIPDENIQPELRGQ; from the coding sequence ATGACAAGTCTATATGAATACAAACATCCGATTATCAACAAGCAGCTGGCGTCAGGTTCGGATGATCACAGTGGCAGAAAGTTTCCTACTTTGAACGCTTGGTATAGTGTTGTGAATGACTATGAGTTCCAGGCTCGATGTCCCATCATTTTGAAAAACTCACATAGGAACAAGCATTTCACATTTGCGTGTCATTTGAAGGACTGTCCGTTCAAGGTTTTGCTGAGTTATTGCGGGAACCAGCGGGGGTTGGAAAATGAACAGCAGACCGAacaccagcaccagcaTCACGAGCTGAACCACTCGCTGGTGTCGTTGGAACGGAAGCCgaagctggaggagcaAGAGGGCGTGAAGGATGGAGGACAGCAGGGAGCCGCCGAGGGAGACGCGCGCAAGTACACGGAGGCGGACgctgaagacgatgatgtGAGCGCGGCTATTGCGGCGGCGGTTGCCGCGGTACAGGACGTGCGGCAGAAGGACGGAGGGTTTGGCGAGGAGTATGGGAACGGTGGGAGGGCGTCGGAGGGCGCAGTGAGAGGGCCGTTTGTGGTGACCAAGATCGAGCCGTACCACAACCACCCGCTGGAGTCGAACTTGACGCTGAGCAAGTTTGTGTTGACCAAGGTGCCCCGGATCCTGCAGCACGACCTGAACTTCGACCAGATCCTCGAGAGTCTGTGCAACGAGGACGACAACACGGTGTCGAAGTTCAGGGTCTCGCAGTACGTGGAGGAGTCCGGGCTGTTGGACATCCTGAAGGAGAGGTACGGGCTGACCGACGCGGAGATCGATAAGAAGCTGCTGTCGCACATCTCGAGGCGTGTGACGACTTATAAGGCGCGGTTcgtgctgaagaaaaagaagaacgGCGAGTACGGCAACGCTGGCGCGGCTCGCGGCCAGAATGGAGCCGGCGCTCACGGGTATCCGCGTCACGCCAGAGCTGCGGCAATGGAGCATCTAGGCCATCCCGGCGGCGGCGTTGCAGACCACGGCGACTCCGGTCGGGTGAACGGTCGTCACTTGCAGTCGCTGCACGACGGGAACTTGAACCCCGAGTTGAACGATGCGGAGGTGCAGGCGGCCCAAGCGGCTGCACAGGCCGCGATTGGCGAAGCCGTGGCTCTCAAGAGGTCGGTTCAGCAGATGGTCGGCGATGACGATGTGGATGACGATGCCTCCAGAAAGCGTCACATGATGAAACTGAGTACGTCGATGGGTGGCAGTCTGGTCAACGACGACGGGTCACTCGTAGCGCTGGATGACACGCAGGACGATAAGCTACCGCGCGACGTGGCAGAGCAGTTGAGATTACTGTCGTCGCATTTCAAGGAGGTTGAAGCCCACAACCTAAACAATTCTGGTTGCGAGCCGGACGAAGAGACTAAACTGGTAGTCAAGGATGACATTCCCGACGAGAACATCCAGCCCGAGTTGAGAGGACAATAG
- the ATP25 gene encoding Atp25p (ancestral locus Anc_2.461): protein MLRLSRGRLCGLNQLLPCYLSGSRQLRYYSTKDEKASDSTEDDGISSPQPSKAAQPWYVTMIDRNETVRDSVFQAQKVEFPNGSPESLRKITNRLKDHLGVTDILVFDLRDADRGNYTTAVAKVSDFMVIGTAKSAKHCQRCFMELNGFIKREYGSVAYVEGDVNGRDEKRRHKRLARKTNLSKNWGSNSSALSGGFQSNSEAWFMIDCHVDNIFLNILTEQRREELSLEELYAPENERYKYKRSEEKVPQEETLELQDDNNILAGLKRLAYQRRQYSTVPVATAISGKLSGFLEAQDFNNASSFIDEHKHEHSLTLLQTIAKSFATHKVPVVDTTKLREWHTLFDQCWPLVLDAETASLHWSTRLRFLKMLNVANRNFYPVRMFINDYLLLKRSTGFPLVRDDLLQFLQMVTINLSLNPKADYWDLVKANGDVVQALKLFDELNGDSLLHDELVMTLLLRTMVLNDDKRTRLHSLYELVDYVMHKRAVSPAIMASVLEILGGIRDWNKFFQFWELGADDFLPGEDDRPWYEFLRIVVNSNDLNLMNKLVNEGHLLWLKRNEVELTQDIESQLNKLFIKVDPQGVTLQSLKNYLY from the coding sequence ATGCTCAGACTATCCAGAGGGCGGCTGTGCGGGCTGAATCAGCTACTTCCCTGCTATCTGAGTGGCAGCCGTCAGCTTAGGTACTACTCAACcaaagatgagaaagcAAGCGATTCGACTGAGGATGATGGTATATCGTCCCCTCAACCGTCAAAGGCTGCTCAGCCCTGGTACGTGACTATGATAGACAGGAATGAGACAGTCCGGGATTCTGTTTTCCAAGCGCAGAAGGTCGAATTTCCAAATGGCAGCCCAGAATCGCTACGTAAGATAACAAACCGTTTGAAAGACCATTTGGGCGTAACCGATATTCTGGTATTTGATCTACGTGATGCAGACAGGGGCAATTATACAACGGCGGTGGCTAAAGTTAGCGATTTTATGGTCATCGGTACGGCCAAATCGGCCAAGCATTGTCAGAGATGCTTTATGGAGTTGAATGGGTTCATCAAGCGAGAGTACGGTTCAGTAGCATATGTTGAGGGGGATGTAAATGGCCGTGATGAGAAGCGACGCCACAAGAGGCTTGCTAGGAAGACAAATCTGAGTAAAAACTGGGGTTCAAATTCATCTGCACTCTCAGGTGGATTCCAAAGCAACTCAGAGGCATGGTTTATGATTGACTGTCATGTAGACAACATCTTTCTGAACATCCTAACGGAACAGAGGCGGGAGGAGCTGAGTTTGGAAGAGCTTTACGCTCCCGAGAATGAAAGATACAAATATAAGCGCTCAGAGGAGAAGGTACCACAGGAAGAAACGCTGGAACTGCAAGACGACAATAACATTTTGGCAGGACTCAAAAGGCTGGCGTATCAAAGAAGACAATACTCTACTGTACCCGTAGCCACCGCAATTAGTGGCAAACTCAGTGGTTTTTTAGAAGCTCAAGATTTCAATAATGCATCTTCCTTCATCGATGAACACAAGCATGAACATTCATTAACGTTGTTACAAACAATAGCAAAGTCATTCGCCACACACAAGGTTCCAGTGGTTGACACTACAAAACTCCGAGAATGGCACACTCTTTTTGACCAGTGCTGGCCATTAGTACTTGACGCCGAGACTGCCTCCCTGCATTGGTCTACGAGACTCAGATTTCTCAAGATGCTGAACGTGGCCAACCGAAATTTCTATCCAGTCAGAATGTTCATAAACGATTATTTGCTGCTGAAAAGGTCGACGGGATTTCCCTTAGTTCGTGACGATTTGTTGCAGTTTCTACAAATGGTAACAATAAACCTGAGCTTGAACCCCAAAGCTGACTATTGGGACCTAGTAAAAGCCAATGGCGACGTCGTGCAAGCGCTCAAGCtttttgatgagctgaaTGGTGACAGTCTACTGCACGATGAGCTAGTGATGACTCTGCTTCTCAGGACTATGGTTTTGAATGACGACAAGAGAACACGACTACACTCGCTGTACGAACTAGTCGACTATGTGATGCATAAACGCGCAGTCAGTCCTGCAATCATGGCCAGCGTGCTAGAAATTCTAGGCGGCATTCGAGACTGGAACAAGTTTTTCCAATTTTGGGAGCTGGGTGCCGACGACTTCCTGCCCGGAGAGGACGACCGACCATGGTACGAATTCCTGAGAATCGTGGTGAACTCTAATGACCTGAACCTGATGAATAAGCTTGTCAACGAGGGACACCTACTGTGGTTGAAAAGGAACGAAGTGGAGTTAACGCAGGACATCGAGTCTCAACTGAACAAgcttttcatcaaagtAGACCCACAGGGCGTAACGTTACAAAGTTTGAAAAACTATTTATACTAA